A region from the Sandaracinus amylolyticus genome encodes:
- the groL gene encoding chaperonin GroEL (60 kDa chaperone family; promotes refolding of misfolded polypeptides especially under stressful conditions; forms two stacked rings of heptamers to form a barrel-shaped 14mer; ends can be capped by GroES; misfolded proteins enter the barrel where they are refolded when GroES binds): MAAKEILYDTTARDRILAGVNTLANAVKVTLGPKGRNVVIEKSFGAPTVTKDGVTVAKEIELADKFENMGAQMVREVASKTSDVAGDGTTTATVLAQAVYREGSKMVAAGHNPMELKRGIDAAVAAITEELKKLSKPTKDPKEIAQVGTISANGDETIGKILAEAMEKVGKEGVITVEEAKGLETTLDVVEGMQFDRGYLSPYFVTDPERMEAILEDAYILISEKKISNMKDLLPVLEAIARQQKPLLILSEDVEGEALATLVVNKLRGTLHVAAVKAPGFGDRRKEMLKDIAILTGGEVVSEELGIKLENVTLNDLGRAKRVRIDKENTTIVDGVGAKDAIKGRIETIKKQIEDTTSDYDREKLQERLAKLVGGVAVIKVGAATEVEMKEKKARVEDALHATRAAVEEGIVPGGGVALLRAQSALDGLKLSDEQAVGVRIVRRAIEEPLRQISANAGVEGSIVVDKVKNGKGGFGYNAARDSYEDLISAGVIDPTKVVRTALQNASSVASLMLTTEALIAELPKEEKAAAGGGHAHGPGGMDF; the protein is encoded by the coding sequence ATGGCAGCCAAGGAAATTCTCTACGATACGACCGCGCGCGACCGCATTCTCGCCGGCGTCAACACGCTCGCGAACGCGGTGAAGGTCACGCTGGGCCCCAAGGGCCGCAACGTCGTCATCGAGAAGAGCTTCGGCGCTCCGACGGTCACGAAGGACGGCGTGACGGTCGCGAAGGAGATCGAGCTCGCGGACAAGTTCGAGAACATGGGCGCGCAGATGGTGCGCGAGGTCGCCAGCAAGACGTCGGACGTCGCGGGTGACGGCACCACGACGGCGACCGTGCTCGCGCAGGCGGTCTACCGCGAGGGCTCGAAGATGGTGGCCGCGGGCCACAACCCGATGGAGCTCAAGCGCGGCATCGACGCGGCCGTCGCGGCGATCACCGAGGAGCTGAAGAAGCTCTCGAAGCCGACGAAGGACCCGAAGGAGATCGCGCAGGTCGGCACGATCTCGGCGAACGGCGACGAGACGATCGGCAAGATCCTCGCCGAGGCGATGGAGAAGGTCGGCAAGGAAGGCGTCATCACGGTCGAGGAGGCGAAGGGCCTCGAGACCACGCTCGACGTCGTCGAGGGCATGCAGTTCGACCGCGGCTACCTGTCGCCCTACTTCGTGACGGATCCGGAGCGCATGGAGGCGATCCTCGAGGACGCCTACATCCTGATCTCCGAGAAGAAGATCTCGAACATGAAGGACCTCCTCCCGGTCCTCGAGGCGATCGCGCGTCAGCAGAAGCCGCTCCTCATCCTCTCGGAGGACGTCGAGGGCGAGGCGCTCGCGACGCTCGTCGTGAACAAGCTCCGCGGCACGCTACACGTCGCGGCGGTGAAGGCGCCGGGCTTCGGCGATCGCCGCAAGGAGATGCTGAAGGACATCGCCATCCTGACGGGTGGTGAGGTCGTCAGCGAGGAGCTCGGGATCAAGCTCGAGAACGTGACCCTGAACGATCTCGGCCGCGCGAAGCGCGTCCGGATCGACAAGGAGAACACGACGATCGTCGACGGCGTGGGCGCGAAGGACGCGATCAAGGGCCGCATCGAGACGATCAAGAAGCAGATCGAGGACACGACGAGCGACTACGATCGCGAGAAGCTCCAGGAGCGCCTCGCGAAGCTCGTCGGCGGCGTCGCGGTCATCAAGGTCGGCGCGGCGACCGAGGTCGAGATGAAGGAGAAGAAGGCGCGCGTCGAGGACGCGCTCCACGCGACCCGCGCGGCCGTCGAGGAGGGCATCGTCCCCGGCGGTGGCGTGGCGCTCCTTCGCGCGCAGTCGGCGCTCGACGGCCTCAAGCTCAGCGACGAGCAGGCGGTCGGCGTGCGCATCGTGCGCCGCGCGATCGAGGAGCCCCTGCGCCAGATCTCGGCGAACGCGGGCGTCGAGGGCTCGATCGTCGTCGACAAGGTCAAGAACGGCAAGGGCGGCTTCGGCTACAACGCCGCGCGCGACTCGTACGAGGACCTGATCTCGGCCGGCGTCATCGACCCGACGAAGGTCGTCCGCACCGCGCTGCAGAACGCGTCGTCGGTCGCGAGCCTCATGCTCACGACCGAGGCGCTCATCGCCGAGCTCCCGAAGGAGGAGAAGGCGGCGGCGGGCGGCGGTCACGCGCACGGCCCCGGCGGCATGGATTTCTGA
- the groES gene encoding co-chaperone GroES: MAIRPLHDRVLIQRVKEEEKTKGGIIIPDTAKEKPVEGKVIAVGSGKILEDGSVRKLEVKPGDRVLFGKYSGQEIKVDGQEMVILREDDIVGIVE; the protein is encoded by the coding sequence ATGGCGATTCGTCCCCTGCACGACCGCGTGCTCATCCAGCGCGTGAAGGAAGAGGAGAAGACCAAGGGCGGGATCATCATCCCCGACACGGCGAAGGAAAAGCCGGTCGAGGGCAAGGTGATCGCCGTCGGCAGCGGCAAGATCCTCGAGGACGGCTCGGTCCGGAAGCTCGAGGTCAAGCCCGGCGATCGCGTCCTCTTCGGCAAGTACAGCGGCCAGGAGATCAAGGTCGACGGCCAGGAGATGGTGATCCTCCGCGAAGACGACATCGTCGGCATCGTGGAGTGA
- the rpoZ gene encoding DNA-directed RNA polymerase subunit omega, giving the protein MARVTVEDCLQNEDNRFALVLLASQRARQIMKGAPALVQSKNRPAVTALREIASTRVHWNRRVHEVVEEFITERKAAENSRG; this is encoded by the coding sequence ATGGCCCGCGTCACCGTCGAAGATTGCCTGCAGAACGAGGACAACCGGTTCGCGCTCGTCCTCCTCGCCTCCCAGCGTGCCCGCCAGATCATGAAGGGCGCGCCCGCGCTGGTGCAGAGCAAGAATCGCCCGGCGGTGACCGCGCTGCGTGAGATCGCGTCGACGCGCGTGCACTGGAACCGCCGCGTGCACGAGGTCGTCGAGGAGTTCATCACCGAGCGCAAGGCCGCCGAGAACTCGCGCGGGTGA